Proteins encoded by one window of Paenibacillus sp. DCT19:
- the pdhA gene encoding pyruvate dehydrogenase (acetyl-transferring) E1 component subunit alpha, with product MSKVPYEVYTEDVEALSVLSPDGEIVNKDMMPKLSDDQLKEIMYRMVFTRTWDDRAVNLGRQGRLGFYAPVSGQEATMVGSEYALEKEDFVAPGYRDIPQLVWHGLPLYQAFLYSRGHQHGGQIPDGVNVLMPQIIIGAQILHAMGIAMGYKLKKQKQVVITYTGDGGSSEGDFYEGLNYAGVYKLPVIFFVQNNGYAITTPFAKQTAALSIAHKAVAAGIKGVKVDGMDIFAVIKAVQEAAERGRNGEGATLIEAVTYRFRPHSLSDDASKYRTKEEEAEWSVKDPIARFAKYLEKKGLWTEEDTARVKEEAKAKVNEEIKKAEKTEKMTISGLIDSMFEQTPKHLEEQKADFQ from the coding sequence ATGAGCAAGGTTCCTTATGAAGTATATACGGAGGATGTAGAAGCTCTGTCCGTGCTGTCTCCTGACGGCGAAATTGTTAACAAAGACATGATGCCTAAGCTTTCCGACGATCAATTAAAAGAAATTATGTACCGCATGGTATTTACCCGTACTTGGGATGACCGTGCAGTAAACCTGGGCCGTCAAGGTCGTCTTGGTTTCTATGCTCCAGTATCTGGTCAAGAAGCTACAATGGTTGGTAGTGAATATGCACTTGAAAAAGAAGATTTTGTTGCTCCAGGCTATCGCGACATTCCGCAACTCGTGTGGCACGGACTTCCTCTTTATCAAGCGTTCTTGTACTCCCGTGGACACCAACATGGTGGACAAATTCCAGATGGCGTTAACGTATTGATGCCACAAATCATCATTGGTGCACAAATTCTGCACGCAATGGGTATCGCTATGGGTTACAAGTTGAAGAAACAAAAACAAGTAGTTATTACGTACACAGGTGATGGCGGTTCTTCTGAAGGTGACTTCTATGAAGGTCTGAACTACGCTGGTGTATACAAATTGCCAGTGATCTTCTTCGTACAAAACAATGGTTATGCCATCACAACTCCTTTTGCTAAACAAACAGCAGCTCTGTCCATCGCTCATAAAGCGGTAGCAGCAGGTATCAAAGGTGTTAAAGTTGACGGTATGGACATTTTCGCTGTTATCAAAGCTGTTCAGGAAGCTGCTGAACGTGGACGTAACGGAGAAGGCGCTACATTGATCGAAGCGGTAACTTATCGTTTCCGTCCCCACTCCCTTTCTGACGATGCTTCCAAGTATCGTACAAAAGAAGAAGAAGCTGAGTGGAGCGTTAAAGATCCAATCGCACGTTTTGCTAAGTATCTGGAGAAAAAAGGTCTTTGGACTGAAGAAGATACAGCTCGTGTGAAAGAAGAAGCAAAAGCTAAAGTAAATGAAGAGATCAAAAAAGCGGAAAAAACCGAGAAAATGACGATTTCAGGCTTGATCGACAGCATGTTCGAACAAACGCCTAAGCACTTGGAAGAGCAAAAAGCTGATTTCCAATAA
- a CDS encoding alpha-ketoacid dehydrogenase subunit beta encodes MAQLNMKEAIRDALRVELKRDPNVLLFGEDVGNVGGVFRVTEGLQKEFGEERVFDTPLAESAIGGLAVGLGIQGFRPVAEIQFVGFIFEALDQMVVQAARMRFRSGGKYNSPIVFRTPFGGGVKAAELHTDSLEGLLTQTPGIKVVVPSNPYDAKGLMIASIRDNDPVFFMEHLNLYHAFRAEVPEEDYVVELGKANVVREGSDVTIITYGMMVHTSVKAAEELEKQGIKVEVIDLRTISPIDIDTVIASVKKTNRAIVVQEAQKSAGVAAEVIAQINEKAILHLEAPVLRVAGPDTVYPFAQIEDTWLPNPARIVAAVNKVVNF; translated from the coding sequence ATGGCACAATTGAACATGAAAGAAGCAATCCGTGATGCGCTTCGCGTTGAGTTGAAACGTGATCCTAACGTTCTGCTTTTCGGTGAAGACGTAGGTAATGTAGGCGGCGTTTTCCGTGTAACGGAAGGTCTGCAAAAAGAGTTTGGCGAAGAGCGTGTATTTGATACTCCGCTGGCTGAGTCCGCTATTGGTGGTTTGGCTGTAGGTTTGGGTATTCAAGGCTTCCGTCCGGTAGCTGAAATCCAATTCGTTGGTTTCATCTTCGAAGCACTTGACCAAATGGTAGTTCAAGCTGCTCGTATGCGTTTCCGCTCCGGTGGAAAATACAACTCTCCAATCGTATTCCGTACACCATTCGGTGGCGGTGTAAAAGCGGCAGAATTGCATACAGATTCTCTGGAAGGTTTGCTCACGCAAACTCCGGGTATTAAAGTAGTAGTTCCATCTAACCCTTACGATGCAAAAGGTCTGATGATCGCTTCCATCCGCGACAACGATCCTGTATTCTTCATGGAGCATTTGAACCTGTACCATGCTTTCCGTGCAGAAGTGCCTGAAGAAGACTATGTTGTTGAATTGGGTAAAGCAAACGTTGTTCGTGAAGGTTCCGATGTTACGATCATCACTTACGGTATGATGGTTCATACTTCTGTAAAAGCTGCAGAAGAGCTTGAAAAACAAGGAATCAAAGTAGAAGTAATCGACCTTCGTACGATCAGCCCGATCGATATCGATACAGTTATTGCTTCCGTTAAGAAAACAAATCGTGCAATTGTTGTACAAGAAGCTCAAAAGAGCGCAGGTGTTGCAGCTGAAGTCATTGCACAAATCAATGAAAAAGCAATCCTGCACTTGGAAGCACCGGTACTGCGTGTAGCAGGTCCGGATACTGTATATCCTTTTGCACAAATCGAAGATACATGGCTGCCTAACCCAGCACGTATTGTTGCTGCGGTTAACAAAGTCGTAAATTTCTAA
- a CDS encoding dihydrolipoamide acetyltransferase family protein, translating to MAKFEYKFPELGEGLHEGEIIKMHIKVGDKVTDDDIIMEVQNDKAVVEVPCPVNGTVTEVFAKDGQICHVGEVVAIIDAEGELPEQDDAPAGDQGEQEKDAAQGGADTSGSSAAASSSNAAQEGGNNSVPAVPAKDVLATPSVRKFAREQGVDIAQVNGTGNNGKVTKEDVESFKNGGGSSAAASSEAPAQEEKKSAAPAAAAADQRLEEERVPFKGIRKAISNAMVKSAYTAPHVTIMDEVDVTELVAFRTRMKPIAEKKGTKVTYLPFIVKALVAASRQFPALNAMIDEEANEIVYKKYYNIGIATDTDNGLIVPVIKDADRKSIWMIADSIRDLAARGRDGKLSANEMRGSTISISNIGSAGGMFFTPIINFPEVAILGTGRISEKAVIKNGEVVAAPVMALSLSFDHRIIDGATAQNFMNYIKQLLANPELLVMEV from the coding sequence TTGGCTAAATTTGAATATAAATTCCCTGAACTAGGCGAAGGCCTTCACGAAGGCGAAATCATCAAGATGCACATCAAAGTCGGGGACAAGGTAACTGACGACGATATCATCATGGAAGTACAGAACGATAAAGCGGTAGTTGAAGTACCTTGTCCGGTTAACGGAACAGTTACTGAAGTTTTCGCAAAAGACGGTCAAATCTGCCACGTTGGTGAAGTTGTAGCGATCATCGACGCAGAAGGCGAACTTCCTGAGCAAGACGACGCTCCTGCTGGCGATCAAGGCGAGCAAGAGAAAGATGCAGCTCAAGGCGGAGCTGACACTAGTGGTTCTTCTGCAGCAGCTTCCAGCTCGAATGCAGCTCAAGAAGGCGGCAATAACAGCGTTCCAGCAGTTCCTGCTAAAGACGTTCTGGCAACTCCAAGCGTGCGTAAATTCGCTCGCGAACAAGGTGTAGACATCGCTCAGGTTAACGGTACTGGCAACAACGGTAAAGTAACCAAAGAAGATGTTGAATCCTTCAAAAATGGTGGCGGTTCTTCCGCAGCGGCATCTTCCGAAGCTCCAGCTCAAGAAGAGAAAAAATCCGCAGCACCAGCAGCTGCAGCAGCTGATCAACGCCTTGAAGAAGAGCGCGTACCATTCAAAGGTATCCGTAAAGCGATCTCTAACGCAATGGTTAAATCAGCTTACACAGCACCTCACGTTACAATCATGGACGAAGTTGACGTAACTGAGTTGGTTGCTTTCCGTACTCGCATGAAACCAATCGCTGAGAAAAAAGGAACAAAAGTTACTTACTTGCCATTCATCGTTAAAGCATTGGTTGCGGCTTCCCGCCAATTCCCTGCTCTGAACGCAATGATCGATGAAGAAGCTAACGAAATTGTTTACAAAAAATACTACAACATCGGTATCGCTACAGATACAGACAACGGCTTGATCGTTCCTGTTATCAAAGATGCTGATCGTAAATCCATCTGGATGATCGCAGATTCTATCCGTGATCTGGCAGCTCGTGGCCGTGATGGTAAACTGAGCGCGAACGAAATGAGAGGAAGCACAATCTCCATCAGTAACATTGGTTCTGCTGGCGGTATGTTCTTCACTCCGATCATCAACTTCCCTGAAGTTGCTATCCTCGGAACTGGACGCATCAGCGAAAAAGCGGTTATCAAAAACGGCGAAGTTGTTGCAGCACCAGTAATGGCTCTTTCCTTGAGCTTCGACCACCGTATCATTGATGGCGCAACTGCACAAAACTTTATGAATTACATTAAACAGCTGCTCGCTAACCCTGAGTTGCTTGTTATGGAGGTGTAA
- the lpdA gene encoding dihydrolipoyl dehydrogenase — translation MVVGDASLNIDTLVIGAGPGGYVAAIRAAQLGQSVLIVDKSELGGVCLNRGCIPSKALISAAHQYESALHGEAFGISAENVKVDFSKTQEFKNGVVKKMTGGVAGLLKGNKVEVFNGECMFINENEARVFNDHESPRYKFKNAIIATGSRPIELKPFPFGGRILSSTEALNLPEVPKSMIVIGGGYIGAELGQMYSKFGAKVTIIEGLDTVLPGFDKDMTSLVAKNMKKTGIEIVTGAKAESAEQTDKDVTVKYSVNGESKEVTADYLLVTVGRRPNTDGELGLDMIGVDVDERGFVKVDHQGRTSIPHIFAIGDIVSGLALAHKASYEGKVAAEAIAGQPSVVDYKCMPAVVFTDPECSSVGYTEKEAKEKGYKVKAGKFPYAGNGRAVSLNHAEGFVKIVADEESGLVLGCQIVGLEASNLIAELGLAIEMGATLEDLALTIHAHPTLGEIVMEAAELVMGHPIHIISR, via the coding sequence ATGGTAGTAGGCGATGCTTCTCTCAATATCGACACATTAGTAATTGGTGCAGGACCTGGCGGCTATGTAGCTGCCATCCGTGCTGCACAACTGGGCCAAAGCGTATTGATCGTAGATAAATCCGAGCTGGGCGGCGTATGTTTGAACCGCGGATGTATTCCATCCAAAGCTCTGATCTCTGCTGCACACCAATATGAGTCTGCACTTCACGGTGAAGCATTTGGTATCTCTGCTGAGAACGTTAAAGTGGACTTCAGCAAAACTCAAGAATTCAAAAACGGCGTTGTTAAGAAAATGACTGGCGGCGTAGCTGGTTTGCTCAAAGGCAACAAAGTTGAAGTTTTCAACGGTGAGTGCATGTTCATCAACGAAAACGAAGCTCGTGTATTTAACGATCACGAGTCACCACGTTACAAATTCAAAAATGCAATCATTGCTACAGGTTCCCGTCCAATCGAACTGAAACCTTTTCCGTTTGGCGGACGCATTTTGTCCTCAACAGAAGCATTGAACTTGCCTGAAGTACCAAAAAGCATGATCGTAATCGGTGGCGGTTATATCGGTGCTGAGCTTGGTCAAATGTACTCCAAATTCGGTGCTAAAGTAACAATCATCGAAGGTTTGGATACTGTATTGCCAGGATTCGATAAAGACATGACTAGCCTTGTAGCTAAAAACATGAAGAAAACAGGCATCGAAATCGTAACGGGTGCAAAAGCTGAAAGTGCTGAGCAAACGGATAAAGATGTAACTGTTAAATATTCTGTAAATGGTGAGTCCAAAGAAGTAACTGCAGATTACCTGCTTGTTACTGTTGGACGTCGTCCAAACACAGATGGTGAGCTTGGTCTTGATATGATCGGTGTTGACGTTGACGAGCGTGGATTCGTTAAAGTTGACCACCAAGGTCGTACTAGCATCCCGCACATCTTCGCAATTGGTGATATCGTATCTGGTCTTGCTCTGGCACACAAAGCTTCTTATGAAGGTAAAGTGGCTGCAGAAGCAATCGCAGGACAACCATCTGTAGTTGACTACAAATGTATGCCAGCTGTTGTCTTCACAGATCCAGAGTGCTCCAGCGTAGGTTACACTGAAAAAGAAGCTAAAGAAAAAGGTTACAAAGTTAAAGCAGGTAAATTCCCTTATGCGGGTAACGGCCGTGCAGTATCTTTGAACCATGCTGAAGGCTTCGTGAAAATCGTAGCTGACGAAGAGAGCGGCCTTGTATTGGGTTGCCAAATCGTTGGTCTTGAAGCTTCCAACCTGATTGCTGAGCTTGGTCTTGCAATCGAGATGGGTGCAACTTTGGAAGATCTGGCGCTTACGATCCACGCTCACCCAACTTTGGGCGAAATCGTGATGGAAGCAGCGGAATTGGTTATGGGTCACCCGATCCACATCATCTCCCGTTAA
- the thyA gene encoding thymidylate synthase, which translates to MKNYLDLLQDILDNGVHKGDRTGTGTQSVFGRQLRYDLSEGFPLVTTKRIHLKSVIHELLWFLSGDTNIAYLKENGVKIWDDWADENGDLGPVYGSQWRTWEAPNGEKIDQIAAVIDSIKNNPDSRRHLVSAWNVAEINHMKLPPCHFAFQFYVAEGKLSCMLTMRSVDTFLGLPFNIASYALLTHMIAQQCDLEVGEFIWSGGDVHIYSNHVEQVKTQLTREPFALPKLVIKRKPESIFDYKFEDFEFENYQHHPGIKAPIAV; encoded by the coding sequence TTGAAAAACTATCTCGATTTATTACAAGATATATTAGACAATGGCGTACACAAAGGAGATCGTACGGGAACGGGAACACAATCTGTATTTGGCAGACAGCTCCGTTATGATCTATCAGAAGGATTTCCACTTGTAACAACGAAACGAATTCATCTCAAATCGGTAATCCATGAGCTTTTGTGGTTTTTGAGTGGCGATACAAACATCGCTTATTTGAAAGAAAACGGTGTGAAGATCTGGGACGATTGGGCAGATGAAAATGGTGATCTTGGGCCAGTGTATGGCTCACAGTGGCGTACGTGGGAAGCGCCAAACGGGGAGAAGATTGACCAGATTGCGGCTGTTATTGATTCGATCAAAAACAACCCGGATTCTAGACGTCACCTTGTAAGTGCGTGGAATGTGGCCGAGATTAATCATATGAAGCTTCCACCATGTCATTTCGCGTTTCAGTTTTATGTTGCAGAGGGTAAATTATCATGTATGCTTACGATGCGTTCAGTGGATACGTTCCTCGGGTTGCCGTTTAACATTGCCAGTTATGCGCTCCTGACCCATATGATTGCGCAGCAATGTGACCTTGAAGTGGGTGAGTTCATCTGGTCAGGTGGAGATGTGCACATCTATTCAAACCATGTAGAGCAGGTCAAAACTCAACTGACGCGTGAACCTTTTGCATTGCCTAAATTGGTGATTAAACGCAAGCCAGAATCCATTTTTGACTATAAGTTTGAAGATTTCGAATTCGAGAACTATCAGCACCATCCAGGCATTAAAGCTCCAATTGCAGTATAA
- a CDS encoding dihydrofolate reductase, translated as MSIELVWAMGENGVIGLDNSLPWHLPKDMAFFKQQTLNKTIIMGRNTWESFGGKPLPKRRNIVVTRDLDYKAEQAEVVHTIEEGLSVTKGEELCVIGGSQVYREFLPFADRLVVTKIHEHFEGDTFFPEVNWSEWELIKQIEGEQDEKNVHAFTFEFYERKQ; from the coding sequence TTGAGCATTGAACTTGTATGGGCAATGGGAGAGAACGGCGTGATTGGCCTAGATAATTCGTTGCCATGGCATCTACCCAAGGATATGGCCTTTTTTAAACAACAAACGCTGAACAAAACCATTATTATGGGACGAAATACGTGGGAATCTTTTGGCGGCAAACCACTTCCTAAACGTCGTAATATAGTTGTAACTAGAGACTTAGACTACAAAGCAGAGCAAGCTGAAGTGGTACACACCATCGAAGAGGGTCTAAGTGTTACTAAAGGGGAAGAACTGTGCGTTATTGGTGGTTCACAGGTATATCGTGAATTTTTACCGTTCGCCGATCGTCTCGTCGTAACCAAGATTCACGAACACTTTGAGGGAGATACGTTCTTCCCTGAAGTGAATTGGTCTGAATGGGAGCTTATTAAACAAATTGAAGGTGAGCAGGATGAAAAAAATGTCCATGCTTTTACCTTTGAGTTTTACGAACGTAAACAATAA
- a CDS encoding glutamate synthase subunit beta, with translation MSTPTGFMEYKRQLPADREPAERIKDWEEFHKHMAEEELRTQGARCMDCGTPYCHTGIDMIGGTSGCPVHNLIPEWNNLVYRGLWREALERLHKTNNFPEFTGRVCPAPCEGSCTVGLIGQPVTIKTIEEAIIEKGFEEGWVVPQPPEKRTGKRVAVVGSGPAGLATAAQLNKAGHTVTVYERSDRVGGLLMYGIPTMKLDKKVVQRRVDLLEAEGVQFITNTEIGKDIPAQQLVDDYDAVVLCGGATKPREFNIEGSDLKGVHYAMDFLNSSIKSYLDSNLEDGNYLSAQDKDVIVIGGGDTGSDCVATSLRHGCRTITQFGTHTQAPMERDRINNPWPQFPNVYTLDYAQEEAKALFGQDPREFSIMTTKFVGDKEGNLKELHTVQIERIVDETGRKIYQPIPGTERVFPAQMAMIAIGFDGPEQTLVEQLGLATDRRTNVKARYGKYNTNVDKVFAAGDMRRGQSLVVWAINEGREAAREVDKYLMGATVLV, from the coding sequence ATGTCTACACCTACTGGATTTATGGAATACAAACGGCAATTGCCAGCGGATCGCGAGCCAGCCGAGCGGATTAAGGATTGGGAAGAGTTTCATAAACATATGGCGGAAGAAGAGCTCAGAACACAAGGTGCACGATGCATGGATTGTGGTACCCCGTATTGCCATACAGGTATAGATATGATTGGTGGCACATCAGGATGCCCCGTGCACAACCTGATTCCGGAATGGAACAACCTTGTCTACCGTGGATTGTGGAGAGAAGCACTTGAGCGTCTTCACAAAACGAACAATTTCCCTGAATTTACAGGTCGTGTATGTCCAGCTCCTTGTGAAGGATCTTGTACCGTTGGATTGATTGGTCAGCCTGTAACGATTAAAACGATAGAAGAAGCGATTATTGAAAAAGGTTTTGAAGAAGGATGGGTAGTTCCCCAACCTCCAGAGAAACGCACGGGTAAGCGTGTAGCTGTTGTTGGTTCGGGTCCAGCAGGACTTGCTACTGCAGCTCAATTGAACAAAGCAGGTCACACAGTAACAGTATACGAGCGTTCTGATCGTGTTGGTGGTTTGTTGATGTACGGTATTCCAACAATGAAATTGGACAAAAAAGTAGTTCAACGTCGTGTGGACTTGCTTGAAGCTGAAGGCGTTCAATTCATTACAAATACAGAGATCGGTAAAGACATTCCTGCACAGCAGTTAGTAGACGATTATGATGCTGTTGTATTGTGTGGTGGCGCAACCAAACCACGTGAATTCAACATTGAAGGTAGTGACCTGAAAGGCGTACACTACGCTATGGACTTCCTCAATAGCAGCATTAAGAGCTATTTGGATTCTAATTTGGAAGATGGCAACTATCTGTCTGCACAAGACAAAGATGTTATCGTTATTGGTGGCGGAGACACAGGCTCTGACTGTGTAGCTACATCGCTTCGTCATGGTTGTCGTACCATTACACAATTTGGTACTCACACTCAAGCACCTATGGAGCGTGACCGCATCAATAATCCTTGGCCTCAGTTCCCTAATGTGTACACATTAGATTACGCTCAAGAAGAAGCCAAAGCGTTGTTTGGTCAAGATCCGCGTGAATTCTCCATCATGACAACGAAATTTGTTGGTGATAAAGAAGGCAACTTGAAAGAGCTGCATACCGTTCAGATTGAGCGTATCGTAGATGAGACAGGCCGCAAAATTTATCAACCAATCCCTGGAACAGAGCGCGTTTTCCCTGCTCAAATGGCGATGATTGCGATCGGTTTTGATGGACCAGAACAGACACTGGTAGAACAATTGGGACTTGCAACAGATCGTCGTACTAATGTTAAAGCTCGCTATGGCAAATACAACACGAACGTTGACAAAGTATTTGCAGCAGGCGACATGCGTCGTGGACAAAGTCTTGTTGTATGGGCAATCAATGAAGGTCGCGAAGCGGCTCGTGAAGTTGATAAGTATTTGATGGGAGCTACAGTTCTCGTATAA
- a CDS encoding Fur family transcriptional regulator → MATNRDKCISDQISDIKKQLVEKGYKLTQQREVTVRVLLEHEKDHFSAEEVFLLVKEQFPEIGLATVYRTLELLSDLQVVEKINFGDGAARFDLRSTDGSHHHHHLICTDCGSVEEIMEDGLLRLEQQIERQYGFAVTDHRLDFQGVCKECRQKRALNEPAAG, encoded by the coding sequence ATGGCAACGAACCGGGACAAATGCATTTCAGACCAGATTTCTGATATTAAGAAACAATTGGTTGAGAAAGGGTACAAGTTGACTCAGCAGCGGGAAGTGACCGTTCGTGTTTTACTTGAACATGAAAAGGATCATTTTAGCGCCGAAGAAGTCTTCTTGCTTGTGAAGGAACAATTCCCTGAGATTGGCCTTGCCACCGTATATCGCACACTTGAATTGCTGAGTGATCTGCAAGTGGTCGAGAAAATTAATTTTGGAGATGGAGCTGCGCGGTTTGATCTACGTAGCACGGACGGCTCTCATCATCATCACCATCTCATTTGTACAGACTGTGGCAGTGTAGAGGAGATTATGGAGGATGGTCTGCTTCGTTTAGAACAGCAAATTGAGCGGCAATATGGATTTGCTGTTACGGATCATCGACTTGATTTTCAAGGCGTATGCAAGGAGTGTAGACAAAAACGAGCTTTAAATGAGCCGGCTGCAGGTTAA
- a CDS encoding type IA DNA topoisomerase: MKTLVIAEKPDMGRTIAAVIEPKAKNNRSYLEGEHYIITWAIGHLLGLAEPDAYDTKYKRWNIADLPIIPDQFKIVPNPKTKDQLKIIGELSKRASAIVNACDAGREGQYIFALIQQQLKLRQPVKRLWISDLTAASIQKGFDGLKDASEFDNLTHAARARSEADWLIGMNASRAFTTRHNALLSVGRVQTPVLALIYDREIEIEAFQSQTFYEVAAWFRQEGVEYRGLRQGDKLTDPEAAEAIAASVKGKTGRITKYEAKQTKEYPYRLYDLTLLQREANAKFGYGAKKTLDIAQALYEKHKVISYPRTNSNYVTEQNIEGMHKTLNLLKNGTYSELAQGAKPELVHKNNKGVCNPSRVEDHHAILPTLKRPGTLSKDEQNIYDLIVRRFLSHFYPPAEYKQHTVLTEVEQHQFKTSVKELLSLGWKVVLSSSDQEQGGTGKKKTKKNNNEEEEAEEWTDKSFSVQPELPVQCTKSEFKEKATQPPKSYTEGTLLKAMESAGKQIENEELRDAMKDSGLGTPATRAATIERLKNVGYITMQGKKMQLTLKGRTAIELIRRAGVDLLTSPEMTGQWERRLYQISKGEAGQDKFMENVKKFTMSIIDKVKVQAPAPADAFGEDTRGGRGKGKGARSKGSGAKSSTTAAAGSSASTSRASSGASGNGRSATGTVAAKSKTTVSASSPSGARELLASCPAPGCTGQIIEGKKGYGCTRFKEGCGFVIWKEYIGKKITSTMLKALIDKGSTQVLAFKRKDGSTVKARIVLQDVLTGKLTAEKVDT; this comes from the coding sequence ATGAAGACACTGGTTATAGCGGAGAAACCTGATATGGGTCGAACCATTGCTGCCGTCATAGAACCAAAGGCCAAGAACAATCGCAGCTACCTTGAAGGGGAGCATTATATTATTACTTGGGCGATTGGTCATTTGCTCGGGCTGGCTGAACCAGATGCATATGATACGAAGTACAAGCGATGGAACATTGCTGATCTTCCGATCATTCCGGATCAGTTCAAAATCGTTCCTAACCCAAAAACGAAGGATCAATTGAAGATCATCGGAGAACTTTCCAAACGCGCCTCTGCTATTGTAAATGCATGTGACGCAGGGCGTGAGGGTCAATATATCTTCGCACTGATTCAGCAGCAATTGAAACTTCGTCAACCGGTTAAACGGTTATGGATATCAGATCTGACTGCCGCAAGTATTCAAAAAGGTTTTGATGGACTGAAGGATGCATCGGAATTTGATAATCTAACACATGCTGCTCGTGCACGAAGCGAGGCGGATTGGCTGATCGGAATGAACGCTTCGCGTGCTTTCACGACGCGTCACAATGCCTTGTTGTCTGTTGGACGTGTTCAGACACCAGTACTCGCACTGATCTATGACCGGGAAATCGAGATTGAGGCTTTTCAGTCGCAGACCTTTTATGAAGTGGCGGCTTGGTTTCGTCAGGAAGGTGTTGAATATCGTGGTTTGCGGCAAGGAGACAAGCTCACTGATCCAGAGGCAGCGGAGGCTATTGCAGCCAGTGTGAAGGGCAAAACAGGACGTATCACCAAATATGAAGCGAAACAAACGAAGGAATATCCCTATCGCTTGTATGATCTTACACTTTTACAGCGTGAGGCTAATGCGAAGTTTGGTTACGGTGCGAAGAAAACGTTGGATATTGCGCAAGCCTTATATGAAAAGCATAAGGTGATCTCTTATCCACGGACGAACTCTAACTATGTAACGGAACAGAATATCGAAGGTATGCACAAAACACTGAATCTATTGAAAAATGGAACGTATAGCGAGCTAGCTCAAGGAGCTAAGCCAGAATTGGTGCACAAAAACAATAAAGGGGTCTGTAACCCGTCACGGGTTGAGGATCACCATGCAATTTTGCCAACGTTGAAGCGACCGGGTACGTTATCCAAGGATGAACAGAACATCTATGATCTGATCGTTAGACGTTTCTTATCTCATTTCTACCCACCAGCCGAGTATAAACAGCACACTGTACTGACAGAGGTTGAACAACATCAGTTCAAAACGTCTGTGAAGGAGTTATTATCATTGGGGTGGAAAGTGGTGCTCTCTTCATCAGATCAGGAACAGGGTGGCACTGGGAAGAAGAAAACCAAGAAGAATAATAATGAAGAAGAGGAAGCAGAGGAGTGGACGGACAAGTCCTTCTCCGTTCAACCTGAATTACCAGTTCAATGCACGAAGAGTGAGTTTAAGGAGAAGGCTACCCAGCCTCCCAAGAGTTATACCGAAGGTACATTGCTCAAGGCGATGGAAAGTGCCGGCAAGCAGATTGAGAATGAAGAGCTACGTGATGCCATGAAAGACAGTGGGTTAGGAACACCTGCAACGCGGGCTGCTACGATTGAGCGGCTCAAAAATGTCGGTTATATCACCATGCAGGGCAAAAAGATGCAACTTACGCTCAAAGGGCGAACGGCCATCGAATTAATCCGGCGAGCAGGTGTAGACCTCTTAACGTCTCCAGAAATGACAGGGCAATGGGAACGAAGATTGTACCAAATCTCCAAAGGAGAAGCAGGTCAAGACAAGTTTATGGAGAACGTGAAGAAATTTACCATGTCGATTATTGATAAGGTTAAGGTGCAGGCTCCTGCACCAGCAGATGCATTCGGTGAAGACACTCGTGGCGGTCGAGGAAAAGGAAAGGGTGCTAGAAGCAAAGGGAGCGGTGCTAAATCTTCAACTACAGCAGCGGCGGGTTCTTCTGCATCAACTTCACGTGCATCTTCTGGAGCTTCCGGCAACGGCCGTAGCGCAACTGGCACAGTAGCAGCAAAGTCTAAGACAACCGTTTCAGCTTCTAGTCCGTCTGGCGCTCGTGAGCTGTTGGCTTCGTGTCCTGCACCTGGTTGTACGGGTCAGATCATTGAAGGTAAGAAAGGTTATGGATGCACACGATTTAAGGAAGGCTGTGGCTTTGTCATCTGGAAAGAATACATCGGCAAAAAAATAACAAGCACAATGCTGAAAGCGTTGATCGACAAAGGAAGCACACAAGTGCTGGCCTTCAAACGAAAAGACGGTAGTACGGTCAAAGCTCGTATTGTGTTGCAGGACGTGCTCACAGGTAAACTGACAGCCGAGAAGGTAGACACGTAA